The Tepidibacillus fermentans genome includes a region encoding these proteins:
- a CDS encoding cation diffusion facilitator family transporter translates to MKEQRFQKAEYAAWVGIIGNLLLSLVKGVAGMIANSKALIADAAHSASDVAGSIAVLIGLRAAQLPPDKDHPYGHGKAENIAAIIVSVILFFVGVEVAYSSIRGLFQQHIEAPGMLAIYATILSIIVKESMFQYKYRVGKKINSPAVIANAWEHRSDVYSSIGALIGIGGAVFGGKYQIHWLLYLDPLAGAVVAIIILKMAYDLGRETIHNTLDRVLQEDETKEYVAAVEKVFGVMHVDELFAREHGHYVIVDLKIAVDPKITVEQGHQIGKEVKKTLLLQFHNVKDVFVHINPYQTTYYQKQSDEPFLIQ, encoded by the coding sequence ATGAAAGAACAGCGTTTTCAAAAAGCAGAATATGCAGCATGGGTTGGGATTATCGGTAATCTTCTACTATCCTTAGTAAAAGGGGTTGCAGGGATGATTGCAAATAGTAAAGCGTTAATTGCTGATGCCGCCCATTCTGCCTCCGATGTAGCAGGTTCCATTGCTGTTCTCATTGGCTTAAGAGCAGCACAGTTACCACCTGATAAGGACCATCCTTATGGTCATGGAAAAGCAGAAAATATTGCTGCAATTATCGTCTCTGTGATACTCTTTTTTGTAGGGGTTGAAGTCGCCTATTCCTCTATTCGCGGACTGTTCCAACAACATATTGAGGCACCGGGAATGCTAGCCATTTATGCAACCATTCTTTCGATTATTGTAAAAGAATCGATGTTTCAGTATAAATATCGGGTAGGGAAAAAAATCAATTCTCCTGCTGTCATTGCGAACGCTTGGGAACACCGATCCGATGTCTATTCTTCCATTGGGGCTTTAATTGGCATTGGTGGAGCAGTTTTTGGAGGGAAATATCAAATCCATTGGCTGCTTTATTTAGACCCACTAGCTGGTGCCGTTGTAGCGATTATAATTCTCAAAATGGCTTATGATCTAGGAAGAGAAACGATACACAATACATTAGATCGTGTGTTACAAGAAGACGAAACGAAAGAATACGTTGCGGCTGTAGAAAAAGTGTTTGGTGTCATGCATGTGGATGAATTATTTGCCAGAGAACATGGCCATTATGTTATCGTTGATTTAAAAATTGCAGTCGATCCCAAGATTACGGTAGAGCAAGGACACCAGATTGGTAAAGAAGTAAAAAAAACATTACTCTTACAATTTCATAATGTAAAAGATGTATTTGTACATATCAACCCTTACCAAACCACTTATTATCAAAAACAGTCAGACGAACCGTTTCTCATACAATAA
- the recJ gene encoding single-stranded-DNA-specific exonuclease RecJ: MLEPKKRWFIQEVEDEIVEMLARETGLDPVVVRLLAIRGLKKKEEIERFLNHDVSMLYDPFLFLDMKKAVNRVHTAIVKGEKVLIYGDYDADGVTSTTMMYKTLKQLRTNFDYYIPNRFTEGYGLNKEALEEAAKQGFQVVITVDTGISAVEEAHLAKQLGLDLIITDHHEPPAILPDAFAIINPKTPGETYPFKLLAGVGVAFKFAHALLGRIPMEYIDIAAIGTIGDLVPLIDENRIIARAGLEQLAKTEHIGLQALLEEAGLKGKKITTGHVGFGIVPRINASGRLETADHAVRLFITEEEELAKELANTLGMINQERQEIVEMITKEAFEIIESHEMQKDKVLVVAKENWNVGVIGIVASRILEKYYRPTIVLSIDPETRMAKGSARSIVGYDIYQALTEAKDLLPHYGGHTAAAGLSIHEKDIPQFRQKLNLLAEEWLNAEDFIPTENVDMVCNLDQITIPLIEQIEKMEPFGMGNPSPKWMIEKVEIAKISTIGKDQQHLKMTVANQNKMIEALAFKMGHLNKEIAASSEIRILGELNVNEWNGEKKPQIMIRDFQIPHLQIFDWRNRKVEEESLKELDHEQALIFYDEEVQKEELSIFQLARKISYQRWEKRTFTVTRFKQVVLYDLPPRVSTMEEIMGELKEVEKLYCIYENFVHTKYRFDPAPNRNVLKQVYSFLRKHPELKQKEKAEHFFKKLGISSETFHFILEVFRELGFIIVDGDILTLHPNPEKKELVQSLSYRKYLEKEKVKEIFLYSNTKNLRDWFLHKSKRN; encoded by the coding sequence ATGTTAGAACCAAAGAAACGTTGGTTCATTCAGGAAGTGGAAGATGAGATCGTAGAAATGCTCGCTCGTGAGACGGGATTAGATCCAGTGGTTGTTAGGTTGTTAGCCATTCGTGGTCTCAAAAAGAAAGAGGAGATCGAACGATTTTTAAACCATGATGTCTCGATGTTATATGATCCTTTTCTGTTTCTGGACATGAAAAAAGCAGTGAATCGAGTTCATACCGCAATCGTAAAAGGGGAAAAAGTGTTAATATATGGGGATTATGATGCAGATGGTGTTACCAGTACCACCATGATGTATAAGACGTTGAAGCAATTAAGAACCAATTTTGATTATTATATCCCGAATCGGTTTACCGAAGGATATGGACTCAATAAAGAAGCGTTGGAAGAGGCAGCGAAACAGGGATTTCAAGTGGTGATTACCGTAGATACCGGCATAAGTGCCGTTGAAGAAGCGCATTTGGCCAAGCAATTAGGGTTAGATTTGATAATTACCGATCACCATGAACCCCCAGCAATTCTTCCTGATGCTTTTGCGATTATAAATCCAAAAACACCAGGGGAAACATATCCTTTTAAGTTATTGGCTGGTGTTGGCGTTGCTTTTAAATTTGCTCATGCACTTTTAGGGAGAATTCCCATGGAGTACATAGATATAGCCGCTATTGGTACGATTGGTGATCTTGTTCCATTAATCGATGAAAATCGCATTATTGCAAGAGCAGGCTTAGAGCAACTCGCAAAAACAGAACACATTGGATTACAAGCACTACTTGAAGAAGCGGGATTAAAAGGAAAAAAAATCACAACTGGACATGTAGGGTTTGGGATTGTTCCGAGAATTAATGCGAGTGGTCGTTTGGAAACAGCCGATCATGCTGTTCGCCTTTTTATAACGGAAGAGGAAGAATTAGCAAAAGAATTGGCGAATACTTTAGGTATGATTAATCAAGAAAGACAAGAAATTGTTGAAATGATCACTAAAGAAGCGTTTGAAATCATCGAATCTCATGAAATGCAAAAGGATAAAGTACTCGTCGTAGCCAAAGAGAACTGGAATGTCGGAGTCATTGGTATCGTTGCTTCTCGTATTCTTGAAAAATATTATCGCCCGACGATCGTGCTTAGCATAGATCCTGAGACAAGGATGGCTAAAGGTTCGGCACGAAGTATTGTTGGCTATGATATCTACCAAGCACTGACGGAAGCAAAAGATTTACTGCCTCATTATGGTGGCCACACAGCAGCAGCAGGATTAAGTATTCACGAAAAAGATATCCCTCAATTTCGACAAAAATTAAATCTACTGGCGGAAGAATGGCTAAATGCAGAGGATTTTATTCCGACTGAAAATGTAGATATGGTTTGTAATTTGGATCAGATAACGATTCCTTTGATTGAACAAATTGAAAAAATGGAACCATTTGGTATGGGTAATCCGAGCCCGAAATGGATGATTGAAAAAGTTGAAATCGCCAAAATATCCACGATCGGTAAAGATCAACAGCATTTAAAAATGACGGTTGCCAACCAAAATAAGATGATAGAGGCCTTAGCTTTTAAAATGGGCCATCTAAATAAAGAGATTGCAGCTTCTTCTGAAATTCGTATCCTAGGAGAACTAAATGTGAACGAATGGAACGGGGAAAAGAAACCACAAATCATGATCCGTGATTTTCAAATCCCTCATCTCCAAATCTTTGATTGGCGAAATCGGAAGGTTGAAGAAGAATCATTAAAAGAGCTAGATCACGAGCAAGCACTTATTTTCTATGATGAAGAAGTTCAAAAAGAGGAGCTTTCGATTTTTCAATTGGCGCGAAAAATATCGTACCAACGTTGGGAAAAAAGGACATTCACAGTAACAAGGTTCAAACAGGTTGTTCTTTATGATCTGCCGCCAAGAGTTTCCACAATGGAAGAGATTATGGGTGAACTGAAAGAAGTTGAAAAGCTCTATTGTATTTATGAAAATTTTGTTCATACTAAATATAGATTTGACCCCGCGCCAAATCGTAACGTATTGAAACAGGTCTATTCTTTCTTAAGAAAACATCCTGAACTAAAACAAAAAGAAAAAGCCGAACATTTTTTTAAAAAATTAGGGATTAGTTCAGAAACTTTTCATTTTATACTTGAAGTTTTTCGTGAATTAGGTTTTATAATAGTAGATGGAGATATTCTTACCTTACATCCGAATCCTGAGAAAAAGGAATTAGTGCAATCATTATCCTATCGTAAATACTTGGAAAAGGAAAAGGTAAAGGAAATTTTCTTATATTCTAATACAAAAAATCTAAGGGACTGGTTCTTACATAAGTCCAAGAGGAATTAG
- a CDS encoding TIGR04086 family membrane protein — protein sequence MKANLNHATKKYSNPILTGLIYTFSIVILSTVVLTLILYFTSLSEQSLPIFIYITTAISLLIGGFKSGKIAGTRGWYYGGITGIIYGIILSLIWFLGFNLDFQLRLLALLLLSFLFGSFGGMVGVNSKR from the coding sequence ATGAAAGCCAATTTAAATCATGCAACAAAGAAATATTCCAATCCGATTTTAACTGGTCTTATTTACACTTTTAGTATCGTTATCCTAAGCACAGTTGTACTCACGCTCATTCTCTATTTTACTTCCTTATCTGAACAGAGCCTTCCAATATTCATCTATATCACGACAGCGATTAGTCTACTCATCGGTGGGTTTAAAAGTGGTAAGATCGCAGGCACTAGAGGTTGGTATTATGGTGGGATCACAGGGATAATCTACGGAATCATACTGTCACTCATTTGGTTCCTAGGTTTTAACCTAGATTTCCAACTTCGTTTATTGGCACTCCTTCTCTTAAGTTTTCTTTTTGGTTCCTTTGGCGGTATGGTTGGCGTAAATTCAAAAAGATAA
- a CDS encoding YetF domain-containing protein: MEVLTALLRTLFMYFFVLIVLRFMGKREIGKLSIFDLVVSIMMAEIAVMVIEDTEQPLSKGVVPILILMVTQILLSYLTLKSKRLRDLVDGKPSILIANGKILDKEMARQRYSIDDLFTQLREKNIQNIADVEFAILEPSGKLSVFPKPFHQPVTKGDLQLKGKEYKSLPVPLVADGQILLENLRKIDKDELWLKKQLRNKGYLDIGEIYFVSIDDSGNFFIDKKDSN, encoded by the coding sequence ATGGAAGTATTAACGGCTTTATTACGGACATTATTTATGTACTTTTTTGTCTTGATTGTTTTACGATTCATGGGAAAACGGGAAATTGGCAAATTATCCATTTTTGATCTAGTTGTCTCGATTATGATGGCAGAGATTGCGGTGATGGTGATTGAAGATACGGAACAACCGTTGTCAAAAGGCGTTGTTCCGATTCTTATTCTCATGGTCACACAGATTCTCTTATCTTATCTAACTTTAAAAAGTAAAAGACTTCGGGACCTTGTAGATGGGAAACCGTCTATTTTAATCGCAAATGGGAAGATTTTAGACAAAGAAATGGCTAGACAACGCTACTCTATCGATGATCTATTCACACAGTTACGGGAAAAAAATATTCAAAATATCGCAGATGTCGAATTTGCGATTTTAGAACCTTCGGGGAAACTTAGTGTCTTCCCCAAACCTTTTCACCAACCTGTTACGAAAGGAGACCTACAACTAAAGGGGAAAGAATATAAAAGCCTTCCTGTTCCTTTAGTTGCAGATGGTCAAATTTTGTTGGAGAATTTGCGGAAAATTGATAAGGACGAGCTCTGGTTAAAAAAACAGTTAAGAAACAAAGGATATTTAGACATTGGAGAAATATATTTTGTGAGTATCGATGATTCAGGCAATTTCTTTATTGATAAAAAGGATTCAAATTAA
- a CDS encoding adenine phosphoribosyltransferase: MDYKSLIRVIPDFPQEGISFKDITTLLKDGEAYRSAINDLAEFVRRFDIDLIAGPEARGFVVGAPLAYSLGVGFIPVRKAGKLPAETIQASYNLEYGKDALAMHKDAIKPGQKVLIADDLLATGGTIKTTIELVEKLGGIVVGATFLIELSYLKGREALKGYEVFSLVTY; the protein is encoded by the coding sequence ATGGATTATAAAAGCTTGATACGGGTAATCCCGGACTTTCCTCAAGAAGGAATTAGTTTTAAAGATATAACTACTTTATTAAAAGATGGGGAAGCATATCGTTCAGCAATTAATGATCTTGCTGAATTTGTTAGAAGATTTGATATCGATTTAATTGCTGGACCAGAAGCACGAGGTTTTGTTGTTGGAGCTCCTCTGGCTTATTCATTAGGTGTTGGTTTTATCCCTGTACGGAAAGCAGGGAAGCTACCTGCTGAAACGATTCAGGCTAGCTATAATTTGGAATATGGGAAAGATGCATTAGCGATGCATAAAGATGCAATAAAACCCGGTCAAAAAGTATTAATTGCAGATGACCTTTTGGCTACAGGTGGAACGATCAAAACAACGATTGAACTCGTAGAAAAATTAGGGGGTATCGTTGTTGGTGCAACATTCTTAATTGAGCTAAGTTATCTCAAGGGACGAGAAGCATTAAAAGGTTATGAAGTCTTCTCTCTGGTTACCTACTAA
- a CDS encoding post-transcriptional regulator, which yields MEGLDLEEYDRQLEALCQSKAEEFQLMGYKGVTAKEIWQCVSEKYKNEIPPLHRVVNDILSLKVTTFMNWMTLNAFKGMNLD from the coding sequence ATGGAAGGACTTGATCTTGAAGAATATGATCGCCAATTAGAAGCATTATGTCAAAGTAAGGCCGAAGAATTTCAATTAATGGGATATAAAGGAGTAACGGCTAAAGAGATTTGGCAGTGTGTTTCTGAAAAATATAAAAATGAGATCCCACCGTTACATCGAGTCGTCAATGATATTTTGTCATTAAAAGTGACGACGTTTATGAATTGGATGACGTTAAATGCTTTTAAGGGAATGAATCTAGACTAA
- the spoVB gene encoding stage V sporulation protein B, translating into MAMKQNFIHGAMILVIAGLVTRGLGTIYRIVLSRIIGAEAIGLYQMAFPSLILLITIVTAGLPIAVSKMVAESEAKNDTRQTQKILQIALILVIFLSIGISVVFYLLAPLISQYILTDERVYFTLVMIVPIIPIISVSSVLRGYFQGKQNMIPSATSTIIETIFRMVFGIILSLTFLPKGVEYASAGAMLGMVIGEIAGNFTLITHYFMQKREKQISTRKRLLLNQNNQLYPKMFRIAIPVTTSQLIGSLAYFIEPSVVSHSLALAGVSTKIATAQYGQLTGMALLVINFPTVITYSLSVSLIPAVSEAAAQKNQFLVYKRLHQAVKMAYMIGLPASILMFVLADPISYLLFNSQQVGHFIRIMAPFSIFLYLQRPLASTLQGLDYAKESMTNTLIGATAKTIAILVLASRASLGIDGVAIAINLGMALVTVLHFRSIIQIIGYTVELKPLMTISLSAIVMGFASYYLFVYSLQQIDIILRLLISFILGVIIYLYLLLILKVVKKQDLERIPWLGTLIRRVLP; encoded by the coding sequence ATGGCAATGAAACAGAACTTTATACATGGTGCAATGATCTTAGTCATCGCTGGATTAGTGACGCGAGGATTAGGAACCATCTACCGTATTGTTCTTTCAAGAATAATCGGTGCAGAAGCGATCGGTTTATACCAAATGGCATTTCCATCCTTAATTCTCTTAATCACCATTGTTACAGCAGGTTTACCTATTGCGGTTTCTAAGATGGTTGCTGAATCGGAGGCAAAGAATGATACGAGGCAGACGCAAAAGATTTTGCAAATCGCTCTTATCCTTGTCATATTTCTCTCAATCGGCATTTCTGTCGTCTTTTACTTATTGGCCCCGCTCATCAGTCAATATATTCTAACGGATGAAAGGGTATATTTCACACTGGTCATGATTGTTCCCATTATTCCAATTATTTCTGTATCTTCTGTCCTACGAGGTTATTTTCAAGGAAAACAAAATATGATCCCTTCAGCGACTTCAACTATTATAGAAACCATTTTTCGAATGGTTTTTGGAATTATTCTTTCTCTCACATTTTTACCAAAAGGGGTTGAATACGCTTCTGCCGGTGCAATGCTTGGTATGGTCATTGGTGAAATTGCGGGTAACTTTACTTTAATTACTCACTACTTTATGCAAAAGAGAGAAAAACAAATATCAACTCGAAAACGACTTTTATTGAACCAAAACAATCAATTATATCCAAAAATGTTCCGAATTGCCATTCCTGTTACCACAAGTCAGCTGATTGGTTCCCTTGCCTATTTTATTGAACCTAGCGTAGTCTCCCATAGTCTAGCTTTAGCAGGAGTCAGTACAAAAATAGCTACTGCCCAATATGGTCAATTAACAGGTATGGCATTATTAGTCATTAACTTTCCAACGGTGATTACCTACTCTCTTTCCGTTTCACTCATCCCTGCTGTTAGTGAGGCAGCAGCGCAAAAGAACCAATTCCTTGTCTATAAACGTTTACATCAAGCTGTAAAAATGGCTTATATGATTGGCTTACCTGCCTCCATCTTGATGTTTGTTTTGGCTGATCCAATCAGTTACTTATTGTTTAATAGTCAGCAAGTTGGACATTTTATTCGGATCATGGCTCCTTTTTCCATCTTTTTGTATCTTCAACGCCCTCTAGCTTCTACTTTACAAGGATTAGATTATGCGAAAGAATCAATGACCAATACGCTGATTGGGGCCACCGCTAAAACCATCGCCATCTTAGTACTTGCCTCAAGAGCCAGTTTAGGAATTGATGGTGTAGCAATCGCGATTAATCTAGGGATGGCTCTTGTCACTGTTTTACATTTCCGTAGTATTATCCAAATTATTGGTTATACCGTTGAACTTAAACCATTGATGACAATTAGTCTTTCTGCAATCGTCATGGGTTTTGCTTCTTATTACCTTTTCGTTTATTCTCTTCAACAAATCGACATTATTTTACGTTTATTAATCTCTTTCATTCTTGGTGTGATCATCTATCTCTATTTATTGTTGATCCTAAAAGTGGTAAAAAAGCAAGATTTAGAACGGATTCCTTGGCTTGGGACACTTATTCGCCGGGTTCTTCCTTAA
- a CDS encoding RelA/SpoT family protein codes for MDQLLEKAAEYMSDEDIALIEQAYDFANKAHEGQFRKSGEAYIIHPVKVAEILVDLQLDVVTVISGLLHDVVEDTPVTLDEITKVFGDEVARLVDGVTKLGRIKYKSKEEQQAENHRKMFVAMAKDIRVILIKLADRLHNMRTLKHLPEDKQRRIANETLEIFAPLAHRLGISTIKWELEDIALRYLNPQQYYRIVHLMKRKRAEREEYLAKVIQAIENRLKDLDIHAEIAGRPKHIYSIYRKMVKQNKRFDEIYDLLAVRVIVDTIKDCYAVLGTIHTLWKPMPGRFKDYIAMPKANMYQSLHTTVIGPNGEPLEVQIRTFEMHHTAEYGIAAHWAYKEGKAQADGSFEEKLTWFREILEWQNDYKDATEFMESLKMDLFADAVFVFTPKGDVIELPQGSVPLDFAYRIHTEVGNRCIGAKVNGKIVPLDHPLKTGDIVEILTSKHSYGPSQDWLKIAKSSQAKNKIKQWFKKEKREENIVKGRESIERELRRQGYDISQVMTQENLREVAQKFNFNDEEDMLAAIGYGGFTAMQIVTRLIEKVKKANGDELAKGIELRPPVSTTPKKKVANGVKVKGVDNLLVRFSRCCNPVPGDDIIGFITRGRGVSIHRTDCPNIQQLKDGNERFIFVEWDNHQDQAYNVDIEVTGMDRRGLLNEVLQAVSETKTNMTAVSGKSDKNKIATILMTILIHNTEHLHSVVERIKRVKDVYTVRRIMQ; via the coding sequence ATGGATCAATTATTGGAAAAAGCTGCAGAATATATGTCTGATGAGGATATCGCACTAATCGAACAAGCCTATGACTTTGCAAACAAGGCTCATGAAGGACAATTCCGAAAATCGGGAGAAGCCTATATTATTCACCCAGTAAAAGTCGCTGAGATTCTTGTAGATTTGCAATTGGATGTGGTAACCGTTATCTCTGGACTTCTTCATGATGTGGTTGAGGACACTCCTGTCACCTTAGATGAGATCACGAAGGTCTTTGGTGACGAGGTGGCACGTTTGGTAGATGGTGTGACCAAATTAGGCAGGATTAAATATAAATCTAAAGAAGAGCAACAAGCAGAAAACCATCGTAAAATGTTTGTCGCGATGGCAAAAGATATCCGTGTGATTTTAATTAAATTAGCAGACCGCCTCCATAATATGAGGACTTTAAAGCATTTACCTGAGGATAAGCAGCGACGAATCGCCAATGAAACGTTGGAGATCTTTGCTCCATTGGCACATCGTCTTGGTATTTCAACAATAAAATGGGAACTCGAGGATATCGCTCTACGCTATTTAAATCCTCAGCAATACTATCGGATTGTACATCTGATGAAGCGGAAAAGAGCGGAAAGAGAAGAGTATTTGGCAAAGGTGATTCAAGCGATTGAAAATCGGTTAAAAGACCTAGATATCCACGCAGAGATTGCGGGTCGACCAAAACACATTTATAGTATTTATCGGAAAATGGTAAAACAGAACAAGCGTTTTGACGAAATCTATGATTTATTAGCTGTTCGCGTGATTGTGGATACCATTAAAGATTGTTATGCCGTATTAGGAACCATTCATACTCTATGGAAACCAATGCCCGGTCGCTTTAAAGATTATATTGCGATGCCAAAAGCGAATATGTATCAGTCCTTGCATACGACAGTCATTGGGCCAAATGGAGAACCCTTAGAAGTTCAAATTCGAACCTTTGAAATGCACCATACGGCAGAATATGGAATTGCTGCACATTGGGCTTATAAGGAAGGGAAAGCGCAAGCCGATGGTTCGTTTGAAGAAAAACTAACCTGGTTTAGAGAAATTCTCGAATGGCAAAACGATTATAAAGATGCGACAGAATTCATGGAATCTTTAAAGATGGATTTATTTGCCGATGCAGTCTTTGTCTTTACTCCAAAAGGAGATGTAATTGAACTTCCACAAGGGTCTGTTCCCTTAGACTTTGCTTATCGGATTCATACGGAAGTAGGGAACCGGTGTATAGGAGCAAAGGTGAATGGCAAGATTGTACCGCTTGATCATCCACTTAAAACTGGGGACATCGTTGAAATTTTAACATCAAAACATAGTTATGGTCCGAGCCAAGACTGGTTGAAGATTGCCAAGTCTTCGCAAGCGAAAAATAAAATTAAGCAATGGTTTAAAAAGGAAAAACGAGAAGAAAATATTGTAAAAGGTAGAGAGAGTATTGAAAGGGAGCTTCGTCGTCAAGGATATGATATCAGTCAGGTCATGACGCAAGAGAATTTACGGGAAGTGGCGCAAAAGTTCAATTTTAATGATGAAGAAGATATGCTTGCTGCGATTGGGTATGGTGGATTCACCGCCATGCAAATCGTTACCCGACTGATTGAAAAGGTAAAGAAGGCAAATGGTGATGAACTTGCCAAAGGTATCGAATTACGCCCGCCAGTGTCAACAACTCCTAAGAAAAAGGTTGCAAATGGCGTAAAAGTAAAAGGTGTGGATAATTTATTGGTTCGTTTTTCCCGTTGTTGCAACCCCGTTCCTGGTGATGATATTATCGGATTTATTACAAGAGGGAGAGGGGTTTCCATCCACCGAACGGACTGTCCTAACATTCAACAACTTAAGGATGGGAATGAACGATTTATCTTTGTTGAATGGGATAATCATCAAGATCAAGCCTATAATGTCGACATAGAAGTAACAGGAATGGATCGAAGAGGACTACTGAATGAAGTTCTCCAAGCTGTATCCGAGACGAAGACGAATATGACGGCTGTTTCTGGAAAATCGGACAAGAATAAAATCGCAACGATTTTGATGACGATTCTGATTCATAATACTGAACATCTTCATTCTGTCGTTGAGCGGATTAAACGAGTCAAAGACGTCTATACCGTTCGCAGGATTATGCAGTAG